The genomic region ACGTGTTTTGGACGTAATGGCTTGAGACAGTTCATAAGGTGTGATTTTAAAATCATTTTCTATAGACGTTTCAATAAAAACAGGAACCCCTTCGGCTAATTTTACAATCTCTTCATAAGTCACCCAATAAGGAGCAGGAATGATGACTTCATCTCCTGGATTGATCAAACTTAATACGACATTAGCGATAGATTGTTTGGCACCAGTTGAAACAACAATTTGACTAGCTTTATAGTCTAAATTATTATCACGTTTAAACTTTTCAGAAATAGCCGCTCTCAAATCAGCATAGCCATTTACAGCCATATACTTAGTGTAATTTTGGTCGATAGCTTCTTTTGCAGCATCCTTAATAAATTCAGGAGTATCAAAATCTGGTTCACCTAAACTTAAACCGATAATATCTAATCCTTTTTCTTTTAATTCTCTGGTTTTTCTTGCCATGGCAAGCGTTGCAGATTCAGCTAATCTATTGAGTCTATTGGAAACCTCTTTCATAAAAATTTACTACGTGATATTTTAACTAATATGTTCTATCACAAATCTAATAATATTTTATAGAAATGTTGTAAGTTTATTAGATGATTAACGTCTATTTTAGTGAATTTTAAAAAGTATTACAATTATGAAAGTTTTAATTACAAATTTAGTTTTAACACTCTTATTCATATCTTGTTCACATGCCCAGACTGTAGAAGCTGATACTAATTTCATTCAAAAAACGGATAAAGAATGGAAAGCACTACTTACGCCGCAAGAATACAATATCCTCAGAGAAAAAGGGACAGAAAGACCATTTACAGGGTTATATAACAAACATTATAAAGAGGGAACGTATCATTGTAAGGCCTGTCAACATCCATTGTTTACTTCAACTACTAAATTTGATTCTGGTTCTGGATGGCCATCATATTACGATTATATAAAAGGTAATGTAGAGGAAGTACCTGATTATTCTCATGGAATGAATAGAGTAGAAGTGGTCTGTAATCAATGTAAAGGACACCTGGGGCATGTTTTTAAAGATGGTCCAAAACCTACAGGATTAAGGTATTGCATTAATTCTTTATCATTAACCTTTAAAGAAGAGTAAAGGTTTGCCAATATTATTGATGGTGATTGATTAGGTATTCAATAAATTCTTCTTGTTGATCAATAAAAACATTGTGGGAACAATTTTCGAGTATTTTTAAGTTTTCAGTACCCAAAATTTTGGAATGGCGTTTCAATTGTTTTTTAGAAAATAAACCATCTTCACTCCCATATAATCCTGTGATCATGTTCCCATTATTAATAAGCTGAGTTAATTCAGAAGAAAGGTCTAACATTGTATAGTTTTCATTTTTCCAAAAACCAACAACTGGAGGTTGCGTCATTTTCATAGCTGTAGGAAACAATATCGAATCTTGTTTAAACAGTTGATTAATAGCAACTGCTTGTTCTGTAGCTTGTGTAGGGGAATAAAAACCATTACGCATTGCAAACATAAAGCAATAGCCGCTATATTGAAGCGATGAGGGATCCATTTTCTGTAAAGCTTTTAGGTATTCAAGAGAAGAAGCATCTTTTTTCTGTTTAAATATTTTTTCTGAGGACTCGATAATTGATTGAAAAGTTTCTTGAAAAGAAATAGGAGCACCAACGAGTATTAAATGTTTAATTTTGGTAGGATACTTTAGGAGGTATTTTGTTCCCACAACCCCTCCAAAACTATGGCCAATTAATGTTACTTTTTTAAGTGAATAAGTCTCAATGATGCTGTTCAAATCCTCCACCGTTTGTTCAAATGTGAATTTCGCAGATGTATCAACGCTTCTTCCTTCACCACGACGATCGTATAGAACAACAAAGAAGCCTTTTTGAGCTAATTTCTCAGCGGTAGTACTTTCAAAATTTGCTGCATTATAACCAGGTCCTCCGTGGAGAAACAAAATAGGAGGGTTAGTTTGATTACCAAATGTCTTTATGTACATCTCTTGAGAAACAACACTAAGAGTGGTAACCAATAAAATGGTGAATAGAAAACAACGGTAGAACATGAACCTATTTTTGTTGTTGCTGTTGTAAACTTTTATTCCAAATACCGTTTAAGTAGTTGTGATAATATTTATATTCATTTTTAGCAAAAAAGATCAAGTTCCCAATTAAAGCTTCTGGTTGTTTATATCCACTTAAAATAGTTACTCTCACAAAGTTTTCATCTAAGATCACATAACTAGGATAGGACAGTTTTCCATCTAATAAAGAATGTGCAAACCAATGCGTTCTACCTCTAGCATTGGGATGTTTTTTATTGAATGTTGGATCCGAATTAACAAAGGTCATGTTATTAAAAATGATGGTATCTTTCGTTTCTGCATCAAACTTAACCGGATAATAATTGGCGTTCATATACTGTACAATTGTTGGATCTAAAAAAGTAGATTTGTCCATCTTTTTACACCAACCACACCAACCAGTATAGAGGTCTATAAATACTTTTTTCTTTATACTATCTTCGGCTCTTTGCGCGACCATTTCATCCCAAGACATCCAATTAATTGTAGCAGGTTGTGCATTGACAAGATAACCTACAGTAAATAATGTAATTGTTAATATAAACTTTTTCATTTTAATTCAATTTATAATTTTGCGTATCAATAATTTGACCAGAATTATCATATTCAACCCATTTCCCACTTTTCTCACCAGCAGTGTATTGACCTTCGATCCAAATTTTTCCATTTTTCTTGTAGCTGCTATAAGTTCCATCATATAAGCCTTTGTCACATTCATAAACTTCTTTTAGTTCACCTGTTTGGTAATAAAGTTTGTATTCATTGGTCAACGTATCATTCACAAAAAAAGCTTCTGCTTCAATAGCCCCATTAATATTGTATAAAGTTGCTTTTCCTTGCTTCCTCCCTAATTCATAGGTGGTGATTTCAGAAATTTCACCTGTCTCAAAATACATCCTTAAAATACCATCCATATAACCTTGGATGTATTCAGCTTCTGAGCGAAGTTGTCCATTCTCGTAATATAGCTGTGAAAAACCATCAACAATTCCTTTTTTCCAATGGCTATGTTCTTCAATATTTCCATTGTTAAACCACCATTTCCATTCACCTTCACGATTGTTATCTTCATAAAAACCCTGGGCTAATCGATTACCATTATTATGGAAAGAAATTGTAGGTCCATTAAGCTTATCATTGGTCCAATAACTAGAATCCTTAATTGAGCCATCTTCATACCAAGTGATCCATAATCCATCTTTTTGATTATTGTTTACAAGGAGACCTTGCTCTTTTTTTGCTCCATTATTATAATAATTAGTGGTAACATTGTCTTTACATGAGTACAAAATTACACTCGCACCTAAAAGAGAAATTAAAGCTTTCATAGTGTAAAGATATTATTTTTCTATTTAGGAAATTAATGCCCATAATTTTTTGTCATTTTTTTAGAGGGATATAGGCAACTAGCTATTATCTTTGGCGTCAATTAAAAAAGCTCAGAACGAAACCAATGCGTTATTTATTCATCCCAATATTACTCTCTTCTAGTTTTATTTCAGCTCAAATGTATGTTGGGACTGATGTCGCTGTAGCTGATGGAGGAATAATCAAAGTGCAGGGAAATTCATTGCATGTTGGAGGAAATGGATTGTTAGAAAATGCTGGTACAGTTGATGTTGCTCACAATTATATTAATAACGGAATATCGACTGGTTTTGCAACAAATACTGGAGAATATATTGTTGGAGGAAATTGGGAAAATAACAATGTTTTTACAGCAGATTTTTCATTGGTTCATCTTTACAATTCAGATAAGTTAATCACAGGGACTTCAATTACTGATTTTTACACCTTAAAACTTTCAGGCGGAAGTAAACTCATGACTATTGATGCTTCGGCTATAGTCTTAGATTTAGGAACAGATCATTTAATGACTGATGGTAATGTCATGTTGGTGAATAACCCAGATCCCACAGCTTTGATATACTCTTCTGGGTATGTTAGTAGCAGAGAAGATGGCCATTTACAACGTAAAACGAATTCAACAGCGACTTATTCTTTTCCACTGGGATCAGATTTAGGTGACTTTAGATTACGTCCAATAGATTTTATTCCCAATGATAATTTGGAAAATACATTTGGAGCGCGATTAGCAAATAATGACGCAACTATAGACGGCTATGACCTGGAAGAAAAATCAATACTTACCGGAAATTTAAATCCGTTATACTACCATCATATCTATCATAATTCGGGATCTTCAAATGTTGATGTAAGGTTTTATTATGATCCAGCTGAGGATGAAGTTACGGAGACTATAGCAAATTGGAATAATGAATGGAACATCGAAGATGGTGTCAGTAATGGCGGAGCTAATGGAGGTTATGAATCTTTATTATTAGCTAATTTTAATGATTTTAGTACCAAGCCATTTATTTTAGCCAATCAAAATGAATTGATTTATATTCCTAATGCATTTACACCTAATAGTGATGGAGCTAATGATCTTTTTACTGTTGCTTATGATGAAGAGAAACTATTAAAGTTTGCATTTTTTATTTTTGATAGATGGGGAAATCCAATCTTAGAAGAGCATCACCCTAATTTTACATGGGATGGAACATCAAAAGGACAGAAGTTACCAAGTGATGCTTATGTTTGGAAAATGGATTATCAACTAAAGGGAAGTACAGAAATAGTTGAGAAAATAGGTCATGTTTTCTTGCTTAAATAGCCAATTACACGTTTTCTTTTATATTTTTGTGTTACCAAAAGCAAAAATATGGGGTGGTTTTCCAAAAAAGAAACAAGTGCAGAAACAACTATTAATTGGAAACAATTAAATACCGAGCAACAACTCAAACAAATAATAGAAGAGTCCTATACTATTCCAGTAGCATTGTTTAAGCATAGTACACGGTGTTCTATCAGCAGTATGGCTAAGACTAGACTAGAAAGAGCTTGGGATTTAGAGCTAGATCAAATCTCGATTTACTATCTTGATCTACTTGCTTACAGAAACGTGTCTGATGCAATAGCTGCTACATTCGATGTCGCGCACCAATCTCCACAACTAATTTTAGTTAAAAATGGTAAAGTTGTTTACCATGCTTCCCATTCATCAATTGCCGTAGAAAAAATTAAAACATTACTATGAACAATAAATCATTTTTGACAACCTTTAGAATGATAGCAATATTAGAAGGTGTTTCGTATATTTTAATATTGTTAGTGGCTTATGTATTTAAAATACATGAGTGGGTTAGACCTATCGGAATGGCACATGGAGTATTATTCATTGCCTATGTTATTTTTACTTTTTTAGGAAAAATGATTGAACGCTGGTCTATAAAAGATACTGCTATTATATTTTTAGCATCTTTAATTCCATTGGGAACTTTTTACGTAGAAAAAAAATATTTGAAATAAATTAAATCATAAAATCAAAACATGTCAGACGATAAGAAAATAATATTTTCGATGGTGAATGTAAGTAAACATACACCACAAGGAAAACAGATACTAAAGGATATTTATTTATCTTTTTATTATGGTGCTAAGATTGGAATCTTGGGTCTAAATGGAGCTGGTAAATCTACTGTAATGAAAATTATTGCTGGACTTGACGAACAATATCAAGGGGAAGTTGTGTTCTCACCAGGATATTCAGTGGGATATTTACCACAGGAACCTAAACTAGACGAAAATAAAACAGTCAAAGAAATTGTTCAAGAAGGGACGCAAGAAATTGTTGATGTTCTAGCTGAATATGAGGAGATTAATAATAAGTTCATGGATGAGGAGATTATGAATGATCCTGATAAAATGAATGAGTTAATCGAACGTCAAGGTAAAGTTCAGGAGCGTATCGATCAATTAGATGCATGGGATTTAGATTCTAAATTAGAATTAGCGATGAATGCTCTAAGAACACCTGATGGAGATACGCCTATCAAGAATTTGTCTGGAGGTGAAAGAAGAAGAGTTGCTTTATGTAGATTATTATTGCAAGAACCAGATATCTTATTGTTAGATGAGCCTACCAACCACTTAGATGCAGAGTCTGTTCATTGGTTAGAACAACATTTATCTCAATATAAAGGAACAATTATCGCTGTAACACACGATAGGTATTTCTTAGATAATGTAGCAGGTTGGATTCTTGAATTAGATAGAGGAGAAGGGATTCCATATAAAGGAAATTATTCATCTTGGTTGGAGCAAAAGTCAAATCGATTAGCTAAAGAAGAAAAGCAAGAATCGAAAAGGCAAAAAGCATTAAAAAGGGAGTTAGAATGGGTGAGAAAAGGGCCAAAAGGAAGGCAAAGTAAAGGTAAAGCTCGTTTGAATAACTATGAAGCAATGATGTCTGAGGATATCAAAGAAAAAGAAGCTAAAATTGAAATTCCAATTCCGAACGGACCACGTTTAGGGAATGAAGTAATTGAAGCGATAAATGTAGCTAAAGGATATGACGATCGTTTATTGTATGAAAATCTAAACTTTAAATTACCACCAGCTGGTATAGTGGGGGTTATTGGGCCTAACGGTGCAGGTAAGACCACTTTGTTTAGAATGATTATGGGGGAAGAAACGCCTAACGAAGGAGAGTTTAAAATTGGTTCTACAGTAAAAATAGGTTACGTAGATCAAACTCATAAAGATGTTGACCCTAATAAATCAGTTTATGAAGTAATTAGTGGAGGAAACGAAATTATTGAAGTTGGTGGAAAATCAATTAATGCTAGAGCTTATGTTAGCCGATTTAATTTTAATGGTTCTGACCAACAGAAGAAAGTCGGAGTGTTATCTGGAGGTGAAAGAAACCGTTTGCACTTAGCTATGACGTTAAAGTCTGAAGCTAATGTATTACTTTTAGATGAGCCTACTAATGATATAGATGTCAATACATTAAGAGCGTTAGAAGAGGGGGTGGAAAGTTTTGCAGGATGCGCTGTAGTGATCTCTCACGATAGATGGTTTTTAGATCGTATATGTACTCATATTTTAGCCTTTGAGGGAGATTCTTCAGTTTATTTCTTTGAAGGAAGTTTCTCAGAATACGAAGAAAATAGAAAGAAAAGACTTGGTGATATCATCCCTCAAAAAGTGAAATATAAAAAGCTTGTAAGATAGGTTATAAGCCGTTAATTATGTTAAAAATAAAAGGTTGCATCTAAAAAATGCAGCCTTTTTTTTGTTAAAAAAGGTAACTTATTAACAAAAAAGTACAACAGCGATGAATAATCGTATATTTGGATAAAGGCAACGTAAAATAAAAAATCACGTCTTTTTATTGGAATTAATTTTATATATGAAAAACATTTATTGGGCTTTTCTGCTTTTAATTACCTTACTCCCTCAAATAATTTCAGCTCAACTTGTTGATTACGAGATACGTTTGGTTGAAATAATGGCTACAGCCGACA from Flavobacteriales bacterium harbors:
- a CDS encoding DUF3817 domain-containing protein; this encodes MNNKSFLTTFRMIAILEGVSYILILLVAYVFKIHEWVRPIGMAHGVLFIAYVIFTFLGKMIERWSIKDTAIIFLASLIPLGTFYVEKKYLK
- a CDS encoding alpha/beta hydrolase, with the protein product MYIKTFGNQTNPPILFLHGGPGYNAANFESTTAEKLAQKGFFVVLYDRRGEGRSVDTSAKFTFEQTVEDLNSIIETYSLKKVTLIGHSFGGVVGTKYLLKYPTKIKHLILVGAPISFQETFQSIIESSEKIFKQKKDASSLEYLKALQKMDPSSLQYSGYCFMFAMRNGFYSPTQATEQAVAINQLFKQDSILFPTAMKMTQPPVVGFWKNENYTMLDLSSELTQLINNGNMITGLYGSEDGLFSKKQLKRHSKILGTENLKILENCSHNVFIDQQEEFIEYLINHHQ
- a CDS encoding gliding motility-associated C-terminal domain-containing protein — translated: MRYLFIPILLSSSFISAQMYVGTDVAVADGGIIKVQGNSLHVGGNGLLENAGTVDVAHNYINNGISTGFATNTGEYIVGGNWENNNVFTADFSLVHLYNSDKLITGTSITDFYTLKLSGGSKLMTIDASAIVLDLGTDHLMTDGNVMLVNNPDPTALIYSSGYVSSREDGHLQRKTNSTATYSFPLGSDLGDFRLRPIDFIPNDNLENTFGARLANNDATIDGYDLEEKSILTGNLNPLYYHHIYHNSGSSNVDVRFYYDPAEDEVTETIANWNNEWNIEDGVSNGGANGGYESLLLANFNDFSTKPFILANQNELIYIPNAFTPNSDGANDLFTVAYDEEKLLKFAFFIFDRWGNPILEEHHPNFTWDGTSKGQKLPSDAYVWKMDYQLKGSTEIVEKIGHVFLLK
- the msrB gene encoding peptide-methionine (R)-S-oxide reductase MsrB; this encodes MKVLITNLVLTLLFISCSHAQTVEADTNFIQKTDKEWKALLTPQEYNILREKGTERPFTGLYNKHYKEGTYHCKACQHPLFTSTTKFDSGSGWPSYYDYIKGNVEEVPDYSHGMNRVEVVCNQCKGHLGHVFKDGPKPTGLRYCINSLSLTFKEE
- a CDS encoding toxin-antitoxin system YwqK family antitoxin, whose amino-acid sequence is MKALISLLGASVILYSCKDNVTTNYYNNGAKKEQGLLVNNNQKDGLWITWYEDGSIKDSSYWTNDKLNGPTISFHNNGNRLAQGFYEDNNREGEWKWWFNNGNIEEHSHWKKGIVDGFSQLYYENGQLRSEAEYIQGYMDGILRMYFETGEISEITTYELGRKQGKATLYNINGAIEAEAFFVNDTLTNEYKLYYQTGELKEVYECDKGLYDGTYSSYKKNGKIWIEGQYTAGEKSGKWVEYDNSGQIIDTQNYKLN
- the ettA gene encoding energy-dependent translational throttle protein EttA, whose translation is MSDDKKIIFSMVNVSKHTPQGKQILKDIYLSFYYGAKIGILGLNGAGKSTVMKIIAGLDEQYQGEVVFSPGYSVGYLPQEPKLDENKTVKEIVQEGTQEIVDVLAEYEEINNKFMDEEIMNDPDKMNELIERQGKVQERIDQLDAWDLDSKLELAMNALRTPDGDTPIKNLSGGERRRVALCRLLLQEPDILLLDEPTNHLDAESVHWLEQHLSQYKGTIIAVTHDRYFLDNVAGWILELDRGEGIPYKGNYSSWLEQKSNRLAKEEKQESKRQKALKRELEWVRKGPKGRQSKGKARLNNYEAMMSEDIKEKEAKIEIPIPNGPRLGNEVIEAINVAKGYDDRLLYENLNFKLPPAGIVGVIGPNGAGKTTLFRMIMGEETPNEGEFKIGSTVKIGYVDQTHKDVDPNKSVYEVISGGNEIIEVGGKSINARAYVSRFNFNGSDQQKKVGVLSGGERNRLHLAMTLKSEANVLLLDEPTNDIDVNTLRALEEGVESFAGCAVVISHDRWFLDRICTHILAFEGDSSVYFFEGSFSEYEENRKKRLGDIIPQKVKYKKLVR
- a CDS encoding DUF255 domain-containing protein; this encodes MKKFILTITLFTVGYLVNAQPATINWMSWDEMVAQRAEDSIKKKVFIDLYTGWCGWCKKMDKSTFLDPTIVQYMNANYYPVKFDAETKDTIIFNNMTFVNSDPTFNKKHPNARGRTHWFAHSLLDGKLSYPSYVILDENFVRVTILSGYKQPEALIGNLIFFAKNEYKYYHNYLNGIWNKSLQQQQQK
- the ytxJ gene encoding bacillithiol system redox-active protein YtxJ: MGWFSKKETSAETTINWKQLNTEQQLKQIIEESYTIPVALFKHSTRCSISSMAKTRLERAWDLELDQISIYYLDLLAYRNVSDAIAATFDVAHQSPQLILVKNGKVVYHASHSSIAVEKIKTLL